In Georgenia soli, a genomic segment contains:
- the disA gene encoding DNA integrity scanning diadenylate cyclase DisA translates to MPEVPADTKLRAMLQAIAPGTELRDGLERILRGRTGAIVVLGYDDAVEAMCSGGFHLDVEFSATRLRELSKMDGAVVVDYTNRRIRRANVQLLPDANIETSESGMRHRTAERAAKQSGYPVISVSQSMRTVALYVDHHRHVVEDSDVILSRANQALATLERYKARLDEVSGTLSALEIEDLVTVRDVVTVIQRLEMVSRISAEVEGYVTELGTDGRLLSLQLEELVIGLDPDRTLVIRDYLGTTVGRSPAQVLEALSRLSSAQLVDMPTIARVIGVGGPDGDALDSALAPRGYRVLAKIPRLPTPVAEAIVAHCGNLQVMLSASAEDLQSVEGVGPHRARAVREGLSRLAESSILERFA, encoded by the coding sequence GTGCCCGAGGTCCCCGCCGACACCAAGCTCCGCGCCATGCTTCAGGCGATCGCGCCGGGTACCGAGCTGCGCGACGGGCTCGAGCGGATCCTGCGCGGACGCACCGGCGCCATCGTCGTCCTCGGCTACGACGACGCCGTCGAGGCGATGTGCTCCGGGGGGTTCCACCTCGACGTGGAGTTCTCGGCCACCCGGCTGCGTGAGCTGTCCAAGATGGACGGGGCCGTCGTCGTGGACTACACGAACCGCCGGATCCGCCGGGCCAACGTCCAGCTGCTGCCCGACGCCAACATCGAGACCTCCGAGTCGGGCATGCGTCACCGCACGGCCGAGCGCGCCGCGAAGCAGTCGGGCTACCCCGTGATCTCCGTCAGCCAGTCCATGCGCACCGTCGCGCTCTACGTCGACCACCACCGGCACGTGGTGGAGGACTCCGACGTCATCCTCTCCCGCGCGAACCAGGCCCTGGCCACCCTGGAGCGGTACAAGGCCCGCCTGGACGAGGTGTCCGGCACCCTCTCGGCCCTCGAGATCGAGGACCTGGTCACCGTCCGCGACGTCGTGACGGTCATCCAGCGGCTCGAGATGGTCTCGCGCATCTCCGCCGAGGTCGAGGGCTACGTCACCGAGCTCGGGACCGACGGGCGACTGCTCTCCCTCCAGCTCGAGGAGCTGGTCATCGGCCTGGACCCCGACCGCACGCTGGTGATCCGGGACTACCTCGGCACGACCGTCGGCCGGAGCCCGGCCCAGGTGCTCGAGGCCCTGTCGCGACTCAGCTCCGCGCAGCTGGTGGACATGCCGACGATCGCCCGCGTCATCGGCGTCGGCGGGCCTGACGGCGACGCCCTCGACTCCGCCCTCGCACCGCGGGGCTACCGGGTGCTCGCCAAGATCCCGCGCCTGCCCACCCCGGTCGCCGAGGCTATCGTCGCCCACTGCGGCAACCTCCAGGTGATGCTGTCGGCGTCGGCGGAGGACCTGCAGTCCGTCGAGGGGGTCGGGCCGCACCGTGCCCGCGCCGTCCGTGAGGGGCTCTCCCGCCTCGCGGAGTCCTCGATCCTCGAGCGCTTCGCCTGA
- a CDS encoding IS110 family transposase: MTSVTRLSEVVDVVIGVDTHVQTHTAAAVEARTGALLGQITVETTPAGYEELAAFADEHAALRAWAIEGTGGHGAGLARHLAHDQEVVVELDRPERARRRNGAKSDPLDAERAAREAMARTRLGTPRAGGDRQALSVLLAARRSAVEAATLAQRQLFSLVIAAPEPIRARFRGKKIPAMVATAAVLRLDPSWDTETTTTVTVLRSLARRARDLAAEAAEHEKAILALVRAWRPDLLDQIGVGPIVAATVLCAWSHPGRVHSEAAFAMLAGVAPIPANSGQTTTRYRLNRYGDRQLNRALHTVALSRQRYHQPTRDYTARRTSEGKTPREIKRCLKRYIARDLYRLLENPSPTT, encoded by the coding sequence ATGACCAGTGTGACCAGACTGTCCGAGGTTGTCGACGTCGTCATCGGTGTCGACACCCATGTCCAGACCCACACCGCCGCGGCCGTCGAGGCCCGCACCGGGGCGCTGCTAGGCCAGATCACGGTGGAGACGACCCCGGCCGGGTACGAGGAGCTGGCCGCCTTCGCCGATGAGCACGCCGCCCTGCGGGCCTGGGCGATCGAGGGCACCGGTGGCCACGGCGCGGGGCTGGCCCGTCACCTCGCCCATGACCAGGAGGTCGTGGTCGAGCTCGACCGGCCCGAGCGGGCCCGCCGTCGCAACGGGGCCAAGTCCGACCCGCTCGACGCCGAGCGTGCCGCCCGGGAGGCGATGGCCCGGACCCGGTTGGGCACCCCGCGTGCGGGCGGGGACCGCCAGGCCCTGTCCGTCCTGCTCGCCGCCCGCCGCTCCGCGGTCGAGGCAGCCACCCTCGCTCAGCGTCAGCTCTTCAGCCTGGTCATCGCCGCCCCTGAACCGATCCGGGCCCGGTTCCGCGGAAAGAAGATTCCCGCCATGGTCGCCACCGCCGCCGTGTTGCGGCTGGACCCGTCCTGGGACACCGAGACGACCACGACCGTGACCGTGCTGCGCTCTCTCGCCCGGCGTGCCCGTGACCTCGCCGCCGAGGCCGCGGAACACGAGAAGGCGATCCTGGCCCTCGTGCGGGCTTGGCGCCCCGATCTCCTCGACCAGATCGGCGTCGGCCCCATCGTCGCCGCGACCGTGCTCTGCGCCTGGTCACACCCCGGGCGGGTGCACTCCGAGGCCGCGTTCGCCATGCTCGCCGGCGTCGCCCCGATCCCCGCCAACAGTGGCCAGACCACCACCAGGTACCGCCTCAACCGCTACGGCGACCGCCAGCTCAACCGCGCCCTGCATACCGTCGCCCTGTCCCGGCAGCGCTACCACCAGCCCACCCGCGACTACACCGCCCGCCGCACCAGCGAGGGCAAGACTCCGCGAGAGATCAAACGCTGCCTCAAGCGCTACATCGCCCGAGACCTCTACCGACTCCTCGAGAACCCCTCACCCACCACTTGA
- a CDS encoding glycerol-3-phosphate dehydrogenase/oxidase: MSDDEGVDVLVIGGGVTGAGIALDAATRGLRTAVVEMQDWASGTSSRSSKLVHGGLRYLYQLDFKLVHEALTERGRLLRTIAPHLVSAQPFLWPLKTPVIERAYSAVGVGMYDALAILGARGLSVPIQKHYSKAGALSLFPQMNPKSLVGAIRFYDARVDDARLVLSLIRTAVGYGAYAASRTQVVEMTKDPTGRVTGAVVVDLETGESHTVRARHVINATGVWTEETEALGGTGEGLEVLASKGVHIVVPRERINGKTGLFLRTEKSVLFVIPWDRYWIIGTTDTPWHEPRQHPVATREDIDYILDHANAVLDPPIGHEDIIGVYAGLRPLLQPGTKGDDTASTKVSREHTVTEAAPGLTVIAGGKLTTYRQMAEDAVDFALGARAKAMPSVTARTPLVGADGYTATRRRSAQIAARYGWTSERVEHLLHRYGSEIATILEMIDADPSLGRPLQSADDYLAAEVAFAATHEGVLHLEDILLHRIRLSYETRDRGLSALEEIAGIAGPVLGWDAARTEQEITAYRRQAEAEIAAEHEPSDEAAAKARLRVEELVAVRELGPVDPTE; encoded by the coding sequence ATGAGCGACGACGAGGGCGTGGACGTCCTCGTCATCGGGGGCGGCGTGACGGGCGCGGGGATCGCGCTCGACGCGGCCACGCGTGGGCTGCGCACCGCCGTCGTCGAGATGCAGGACTGGGCGAGCGGCACCTCCTCCCGGTCGAGCAAGCTCGTCCACGGCGGGCTGCGCTACCTCTACCAGCTGGACTTCAAGCTGGTCCACGAGGCCCTCACGGAGCGTGGCCGGCTGCTGCGGACGATCGCCCCCCACCTCGTCTCGGCCCAGCCGTTCCTGTGGCCGCTGAAGACGCCGGTGATCGAGCGGGCCTACAGCGCCGTCGGCGTCGGCATGTACGACGCGCTCGCGATCCTCGGCGCCCGGGGCCTGTCGGTGCCGATCCAGAAGCACTACTCCAAGGCGGGGGCGCTGAGCCTGTTCCCGCAGATGAACCCGAAGAGCCTCGTCGGCGCCATCCGCTTCTACGACGCCCGCGTGGACGACGCCCGCCTCGTCCTCTCCCTCATCCGCACCGCCGTCGGCTACGGCGCGTACGCCGCCTCCCGCACCCAGGTCGTCGAGATGACCAAGGACCCCACGGGCCGCGTCACCGGCGCGGTGGTGGTCGACCTGGAGACGGGAGAGTCGCACACCGTGCGGGCCCGTCACGTCATCAACGCCACCGGTGTGTGGACGGAGGAGACAGAGGCGCTCGGCGGCACCGGCGAGGGCCTCGAGGTGCTCGCCTCCAAGGGCGTGCACATCGTCGTGCCGCGCGAGCGGATCAACGGCAAGACCGGCCTGTTCCTGCGCACGGAGAAGTCGGTCCTCTTCGTCATCCCGTGGGACCGGTACTGGATCATCGGCACGACGGACACGCCGTGGCACGAGCCGCGCCAGCACCCCGTCGCCACCCGTGAGGACATCGACTACATCCTCGACCACGCCAACGCGGTGCTCGACCCGCCCATCGGGCACGAGGACATCATCGGCGTCTACGCGGGGCTACGTCCCCTCCTCCAGCCCGGCACCAAGGGCGACGACACGGCCTCGACGAAGGTCTCCCGCGAGCACACCGTCACCGAGGCGGCGCCCGGCCTGACCGTGATCGCCGGCGGGAAGCTGACCACGTACCGGCAGATGGCGGAGGACGCCGTCGACTTCGCCCTCGGGGCCCGCGCCAAGGCGATGCCGTCCGTCACCGCCCGGACCCCGCTCGTCGGCGCCGACGGGTACACGGCGACCCGCCGCCGCAGCGCACAGATCGCGGCCCGCTACGGGTGGACCTCCGAGCGGGTCGAGCACCTGCTCCACCGCTACGGCTCCGAGATCGCCACGATCCTGGAGATGATCGACGCCGACCCGTCCCTCGGCCGCCCGCTGCAGAGCGCGGACGACTACCTCGCCGCCGAGGTCGCGTTCGCCGCCACGCACGAGGGCGTCCTTCACCTCGAGGACATCCTGCTCCACCGCATCCGGCTCAGCTACGAGACCCGGGACCGCGGGCTGTCCGCGCTCGAGGAGATCGCCGGCATCGCGGGCCCGGTCCTCGGCTGGGACGCCGCACGCACCGAGCAGGAGATCACGGCCTACCGCCGGCAGGCGGAGGCCGAGATCGCCGCCGAGCACGAGCCCTCGGACGAGGCGGCCGCCAAGGCCCGCCTGAGAGTGGAGGAGCTGGTCGCCGTCCGCGAGCTGGGACCGGTCGACCCCACCGAATGA
- a CDS encoding MIP/aquaporin family protein, with amino-acid sequence MTDIFFSEVMGTAMLTLLGCGVVANVILPKTKGFNAGWVVITFGWGLAVFAGVYVAYKSGAHLNPAVTFGLAASGGDLFGGNQDLGIAPVPSTFGNIVTYLAGELVGAFIGAILAFLAFKRHFDQEAPAATKLAVFSTGPEIRSYGWNFVTEVIGTFVLVFVIILFGPSPSGLGPLAVALLVVSIGMSLGGPTGYAINPARDLGPRIAHAVLPIRGKGSSDWGYSWVPIAGPIVGGVLGGLLGGAVT; translated from the coding sequence ATGACAGACATCTTCTTCTCGGAGGTGATGGGCACTGCGATGCTGACCCTGCTGGGTTGCGGCGTCGTCGCGAACGTCATCCTTCCGAAGACGAAGGGTTTCAACGCCGGCTGGGTCGTCATCACGTTCGGGTGGGGCCTTGCGGTCTTCGCCGGCGTGTACGTGGCGTACAAGTCCGGCGCCCACCTGAACCCCGCCGTCACCTTCGGCCTCGCCGCCAGCGGCGGCGACCTCTTCGGTGGCAACCAGGACCTCGGCATCGCGCCCGTGCCCAGCACGTTCGGCAACATCGTGACCTACCTCGCCGGCGAGCTGGTCGGCGCCTTCATCGGTGCGATCCTCGCGTTCCTGGCCTTCAAGAGGCACTTCGACCAGGAGGCGCCCGCGGCCACGAAGCTGGCGGTCTTCTCCACCGGCCCGGAGATCCGCAGCTACGGCTGGAACTTCGTCACGGAGGTCATCGGCACCTTCGTCCTCGTCTTCGTCATCATCCTGTTCGGCCCCAGCCCCTCGGGTCTCGGTCCGCTCGCCGTCGCCCTGCTGGTCGTCAGCATCGGCATGAGCCTCGGTGGCCCCACGGGGTACGCCATCAACCCGGCCCGTGACCTCGGCCCCCGCATCGCCCACGCCGTCCTGCCCATCCGCGGCAAGGGCAGCAGCGACTGGGGCTACTCCTGGGTCCCGATCGCCGGCCCGATCGTCGGCGGCGTGCTCGGCGGCCTTCTCGGCGGCGCCGTCACGTGA
- a CDS encoding SMP-30/gluconolactonase/LRE family protein, which translates to MTTPEQITDPLCYHGEGPVWSESWGGLRWVDMLAGDLMTLRADGTVDRLHVGEVAAFVRPRTRGGYVVGIERGLALADGPDEVPTPQPELWSDAGIRMNEGGCDPAGNVYAGGMAYDRTVGAASLYRVSPEGQVSVVLPEVTTSNGIDFSPDGTRAYYNDTHTGGTDVFDVVDGELTNRRRFHSADDGRADGLCVDSAGNVWVALNRVGRVRLYSPGAEILEEISLPVRLATACTLGGEDGRDLFVTTSREKLEDPEPEAGAVFRIRVDVPGRPVLPYAG; encoded by the coding sequence ATGACCACTCCCGAGCAGATCACCGACCCGCTGTGCTACCACGGAGAGGGCCCGGTGTGGTCCGAGAGCTGGGGCGGCCTGCGCTGGGTCGACATGCTCGCCGGCGACCTGATGACCCTGCGCGCCGACGGCACCGTCGACCGGCTCCACGTCGGGGAGGTCGCCGCGTTCGTCCGCCCGCGCACGCGGGGCGGGTACGTCGTCGGGATCGAGCGGGGCCTGGCGCTCGCGGACGGCCCGGACGAGGTGCCGACGCCGCAGCCCGAGCTGTGGTCGGACGCGGGCATCCGCATGAACGAGGGCGGCTGCGACCCGGCCGGCAACGTCTACGCCGGCGGCATGGCGTACGACCGGACCGTGGGCGCGGCCTCGCTCTACCGGGTCTCCCCGGAGGGCCAGGTCTCCGTGGTCCTGCCCGAGGTGACGACCTCCAACGGCATCGACTTCTCCCCCGACGGTACCCGCGCCTACTACAACGACACCCACACCGGCGGGACGGACGTGTTCGACGTCGTCGACGGGGAGCTGACGAACCGCCGCCGCTTCCACTCGGCGGACGACGGGCGCGCCGACGGGCTGTGCGTGGACTCGGCCGGCAACGTCTGGGTGGCGCTCAACCGGGTGGGCCGGGTGCGGCTGTACTCCCCCGGGGCGGAGATCCTCGAAGAGATCTCGCTGCCCGTCCGTCTGGCGACGGCGTGCACGCTCGGCGGCGAGGACGGCCGCGACCTCTTCGTCACCACCTCCCGCGAGAAGCTCGAGGACCCCGAGCCCGAGGCCGGAGCGGTGTTCCGGATCCGCGTGGACGTCCCGGGGCGCCCGGTGCTGCCCTACGCCGGCTGA
- a CDS encoding amino-acid N-acetyltransferase — protein sequence MVVRQARPADVRAIYELVQPYAEQRILVAKELIDYFEAVQEFVVAEEQDYGGRTFEGEATLHVGPDGTGPADDDEPAPPDGPDDEPASPDGPGDVAASASPEGAAAGGGSDGPRIVGCGALHVLWDDIAEVRTLAVAPEAAGRGIGRRLLETLVNRARNLGLRRVFCLTFEVDFFRRHGFQVIAGTPVGTDVYAQMLRSHDDGVAEFLDLARVKPNTLGNSRMLLEL from the coding sequence GTGGTCGTCCGTCAGGCGCGGCCCGCGGACGTGCGGGCGATCTACGAGCTGGTCCAGCCGTACGCCGAGCAGCGCATCCTGGTGGCCAAGGAGCTCATCGACTACTTCGAGGCGGTCCAGGAGTTCGTCGTCGCCGAGGAGCAGGACTACGGCGGGCGGACCTTCGAGGGTGAGGCGACCCTGCACGTCGGGCCCGACGGCACCGGACCGGCCGACGACGACGAACCCGCCCCGCCCGACGGACCCGACGACGAACCCGCCTCGCCCGACGGACCCGGCGACGTCGCCGCATCGGCCTCCCCCGAGGGAGCGGCCGCCGGAGGTGGCTCCGACGGCCCGCGCATCGTCGGGTGCGGCGCCCTCCACGTGCTGTGGGACGACATCGCCGAGGTCCGCACCCTCGCGGTCGCCCCGGAGGCCGCCGGACGGGGCATCGGGCGCCGACTCCTCGAGACGCTCGTGAACAGGGCCCGGAACCTGGGGCTGCGGCGCGTGTTCTGCCTGACGTTCGAGGTGGACTTCTTCCGCCGGCACGGGTTCCAGGTGATCGCCGGGACGCCCGTGGGCACCGACGTCTACGCCCAGATGCTGCGGTCCCACGACGACGGTGTCGCCGAGTTCCTCGACCTCGCACGGGTCAAGCCCAACACCCTCGGCAACTCCCGCATGCTCCTGGAGCTGTGA
- the glpK gene encoding glycerol kinase GlpK, with amino-acid sequence MADEKYVLAIDQGTTSSRAIIFDHGGQIVETGQLEHEQIFPRAGWVEHDPKEIWTNVREVVGRALSRANLTHRDIVAVGITNQRETTVVWDKTTGEPVYNAIVWQDTRTDKIVEELGGRKGQDRYKKKVGLPLATYFSGPKIKWILDNVEGAREKAEAGDLLFGNTDSWVVWNMTGGTDGGVHVTDVTNASRTMLMDLETLSWDEDIAKDMGIPMSMLPEIRSSSEVYGEGREGGFVPGVPIAGILGDQQAATFGQACFEVGMAKNTYGTGNFMLLNTGTEPVASKSGLLTTVCYKIGDQPAVYALEGSIAVTGSLVQWLRDNLGIISSAPEIETLAKTVDDNGGAYFVPAFSGLFAPYWKSDARGALVGLTRYVNKGHIARAVLEATAFQTREVNDAMKVDSGVELTELKVDGGMIANETLMQFQADILGVPVVRPKVAETTALGAAYAAGIAVGYWQGEQDVIDNWAEDKRWEPSMDEEERERTYRLWKKAVTRTFDWVDDDVR; translated from the coding sequence ATGGCTGACGAGAAGTACGTCCTCGCCATCGACCAGGGCACCACGAGCTCGCGCGCGATCATCTTCGACCACGGCGGTCAGATCGTCGAGACCGGCCAGCTCGAGCACGAGCAGATCTTCCCCAGGGCCGGCTGGGTCGAGCACGACCCGAAGGAGATCTGGACCAACGTCCGCGAGGTCGTCGGTCGGGCGCTGAGCCGCGCGAACCTGACCCACCGCGACATCGTCGCCGTCGGCATCACCAACCAGCGCGAGACCACGGTGGTGTGGGACAAGACCACCGGGGAGCCCGTCTACAACGCCATCGTCTGGCAGGACACCCGCACCGACAAGATCGTCGAGGAGCTCGGTGGCCGCAAGGGCCAGGACCGGTACAAGAAGAAGGTCGGCCTCCCGCTCGCGACCTACTTCTCGGGCCCGAAGATCAAGTGGATCCTCGACAACGTCGAGGGCGCACGGGAGAAGGCGGAGGCCGGCGACCTGCTCTTCGGCAACACCGACTCCTGGGTCGTGTGGAACATGACCGGCGGCACGGACGGCGGCGTGCACGTCACCGACGTCACCAACGCCTCGCGCACCATGCTCATGGACCTGGAGACGCTGAGCTGGGACGAGGACATCGCCAAGGACATGGGCATCCCGATGTCCATGCTCCCGGAGATCCGCTCCTCCTCCGAGGTCTACGGCGAGGGGCGCGAGGGCGGCTTCGTCCCCGGTGTCCCGATCGCCGGCATCCTCGGCGACCAGCAGGCGGCGACGTTCGGCCAGGCGTGCTTCGAGGTCGGCATGGCCAAGAACACCTACGGCACGGGCAACTTCATGCTCCTCAACACCGGCACCGAGCCGGTGGCGTCCAAGAGCGGCCTGCTGACCACGGTGTGCTACAAGATCGGCGACCAGCCGGCGGTGTACGCGCTCGAGGGCTCGATCGCCGTGACCGGGTCGCTGGTGCAGTGGCTGCGCGACAACCTGGGCATCATCTCCTCCGCCCCGGAGATCGAGACGCTCGCCAAGACGGTCGACGACAACGGCGGCGCCTACTTCGTGCCGGCGTTCTCCGGCCTGTTCGCGCCGTACTGGAAGTCCGACGCCCGCGGCGCGCTCGTCGGCCTGACCCGCTACGTCAACAAGGGCCACATCGCCCGCGCGGTCCTGGAGGCCACGGCCTTCCAGACCCGCGAGGTCAACGACGCGATGAAGGTCGACTCCGGCGTCGAGCTGACGGAGCTGAAGGTCGACGGCGGCATGATCGCCAACGAGACCCTCATGCAGTTCCAGGCCGACATCCTCGGCGTGCCGGTGGTGCGCCCGAAGGTCGCCGAGACCACGGCGCTCGGTGCCGCGTACGCGGCGGGCATCGCCGTCGGGTACTGGCAGGGCGAGCAAGACGTCATCGACAACTGGGCCGAGGACAAGCGTTGGGAGCCCTCGATGGACGAGGAGGAGCGCGAGCGCACCTACCGTCTGTGGAAGAAGGCCGTCACGCGCACCTTCGACTGGGTCGACGACGACGTCCGCTGA
- a CDS encoding sugar-binding transcriptional regulator, giving the protein MSGREDDVYVAASMYYLQDETMDAIARRLGVSRSTVSRLIKRARDSGLVHISIQPRTAGSDVVSRALRDIFGVNAHVVPVREGATDVQRLDQVAQVAGRTVSAWVEPGTVLGLAWGTTVSAVVGHLTPRRAPGSAVVQLNGAANPVTSGIPYASSIMTAAAEAFDARVHHFPVPAFFDYAETRAAMWRERSIRRVLAVQERADIALFGVGALSGTLASHVYAAGYLDREDLEQLRDAGVVGDVCTVLLREDGSYADIALNRRATGPTPRELSRIARRMCVVAGAAKVAPLLGALRAGVMTDLVVDETTARAVVERVRNHRGPRIGA; this is encoded by the coding sequence GTGAGCGGCCGTGAGGACGACGTGTACGTCGCCGCGTCGATGTACTACCTCCAGGACGAGACGATGGACGCCATCGCCCGCAGGCTCGGCGTCTCCAGGTCCACCGTGTCCCGCCTGATCAAGCGGGCGCGCGACTCCGGGCTGGTCCACATCTCGATCCAGCCGCGCACCGCCGGCTCCGACGTCGTCTCCCGCGCGCTGCGGGACATCTTCGGCGTGAACGCGCACGTGGTGCCGGTGCGGGAGGGCGCCACCGACGTCCAGCGGCTGGACCAGGTCGCGCAGGTCGCCGGCCGGACCGTCTCGGCGTGGGTGGAGCCCGGCACCGTGCTCGGGCTCGCGTGGGGCACCACCGTCTCGGCCGTCGTCGGCCACCTCACGCCCCGGCGTGCCCCCGGCAGCGCGGTCGTGCAGCTCAACGGCGCGGCCAACCCGGTGACGTCCGGGATCCCCTACGCGAGCTCGATCATGACCGCGGCGGCCGAGGCGTTCGACGCCCGGGTGCACCACTTCCCCGTGCCGGCGTTCTTCGACTACGCGGAGACCAGGGCGGCGATGTGGCGGGAGCGCTCGATCCGGCGCGTCCTCGCGGTGCAGGAGCGTGCGGACATCGCCCTCTTCGGCGTCGGCGCGCTCAGCGGCACGCTCGCCTCGCACGTCTACGCGGCCGGGTACCTCGACCGCGAGGACCTCGAGCAGCTGCGCGACGCCGGGGTGGTGGGCGACGTGTGCACGGTGCTGCTGCGCGAGGACGGGTCGTACGCGGACATCGCCCTCAACCGGCGCGCCACCGGGCCGACGCCGCGGGAGCTGAGCCGGATCGCGCGTCGCATGTGCGTCGTCGCGGGCGCGGCGAAGGTCGCCCCGCTGCTCGGGGCGCTGCGGGCGGGTGTGATGACCGACCTGGTGGTCGACGAGACCACGGCCCGCGCCGTCGTCGAACGGGTGCGCAACCACCGCGGCCCTAGGATCGGCGCGTGA
- a CDS encoding A/G-specific adenine glycosylase produces the protein MRAEPRLEDVAAVRAEPRLEDIHARVLAWYDANARDLPWRRPGTSPWAVLVSEVMLQQTPVVRVEPAWTAWMERWPAPADLAAAPPADVLRAWDRLGYPRRALRLQECARAVVAHHGGEVPETEEELLDLPGVGAYTAAAVAAFAHGRRAVVLDTNVRRVLGRAIEGRALPPPALGRAERERAAGYLPAGTAESVRWNVGVMELGALVCTARSPRCTACPLLGRCAWVAAGRPDDEHAHRRRTQGWHGTDRQVRGRIMAHLRRLPDGLAAGREELLAAGADGADPAALPDPAQPARALASLVADGLVAAEPDASGFRLP, from the coding sequence GTGCGAGCAGAGCCGAGGCTGGAGGACGTCGCCGCCGTGCGAGCAGAGCCCAGGCTGGAGGACATCCACGCCCGCGTGCTCGCCTGGTACGACGCCAACGCCCGAGACCTCCCCTGGCGGCGGCCGGGCACGAGCCCGTGGGCCGTCCTCGTCAGCGAGGTCATGCTCCAGCAGACGCCGGTGGTGCGCGTCGAGCCCGCCTGGACGGCCTGGATGGAACGCTGGCCCGCACCGGCCGACCTGGCCGCCGCGCCGCCCGCAGACGTCCTGCGCGCCTGGGACCGCCTCGGCTACCCGCGCCGCGCCCTGCGCCTGCAGGAGTGCGCCCGCGCCGTCGTCGCCCACCACGGCGGCGAGGTCCCGGAGACGGAGGAGGAGCTGCTCGACCTGCCCGGCGTCGGGGCGTACACCGCCGCCGCGGTGGCCGCGTTCGCCCACGGGCGCCGCGCCGTCGTGCTGGACACCAACGTCCGCCGCGTCCTCGGCAGGGCGATCGAGGGCCGGGCGCTGCCCCCGCCGGCGCTGGGCCGGGCGGAGCGGGAGCGCGCCGCCGGCTACCTGCCCGCCGGCACGGCGGAGTCGGTCCGCTGGAACGTCGGGGTCATGGAGCTCGGGGCCCTGGTGTGCACGGCCCGCTCGCCCCGCTGCACCGCGTGCCCGCTGCTGGGGCGGTGCGCCTGGGTGGCCGCCGGGCGCCCGGACGACGAGCACGCCCACCGACGACGCACGCAGGGCTGGCACGGCACGGACCGGCAGGTCCGCGGGCGGATCATGGCGCACCTGCGCCGCCTCCCGGACGGCCTCGCCGCCGGGCGGGAGGAGCTCCTCGCCGCGGGGGCCGACGGCGCCGACCCGGCGGCCCTGCCCGATCCGGCGCAGCCCGCCCGGGCGCTGGCGTCCCTGGTGGCGGACGGCCTCGTCGCCGCCGAGCCCGACGCCTCCGGCTTCCGGCTGCCGTGA